In a single window of the Lineus longissimus chromosome 4, tnLinLong1.2, whole genome shotgun sequence genome:
- the LOC135485970 gene encoding DC-STAMP domain-containing protein 2-like: MAHAKLIWKGYKIKKALDNIKRAKINTERARQGLPPLRPWYEDCYINGLACLRETICLAFCPCCVYEAYRRNTRRKSSSSAFGRLFIDGTYENDILKHVLGFFFGLVMSTLFFFLMIYQLEYPWTVATPIAAVTGLILSIGMAFIMQVRCVVFLMLPQLFSSRGRAFLTTYIFVLVLGGPAKNFAHNVQVISASVTCGQSEIYNGTKEVVDAALSPVYNIIDAIKDVLMKLRGFANRLRESFTKMKKCFQEVVAAVGRAFAWLGNIVDVCNKNMSDPYLKCMASFNIAVANCRGMLGPMKFLCEIPNGFKGICNVARIGELLCQLTEKITSLVSTKINSNIKMAIHNVQEMFYFNVTLEYHYSHNLEQTRSYEEVRRDIMTQIKARLSMFATIIFWTNNLLIIMFIWLAVRIVVLLSAINYRRKYMKRDRFDNCYITFAIRDANERREEMGKETVLPLHRKESKKYIKPTSFHLAKAEKRKLITGLIFLAGSMIHAGFYLLIDYGAYWNLMNIRKHMHIKIHHDGKLIRESITSHLVPGHRVGLISSAAKRSKDHLLQTKWQTCAKHPPDPNVKVLNTHAESRRCWSVTYIFHFADGPTDKRYQRVGALLTCSWTPMNIFVSLIMVNAVLVAVPHNLQMHVEGGGFLAAVYSLLISAFDPLGRQKIQIDTTACLPNPSVPDWYLYKTVGVLYAVCLFLCLTEAYGLRLRHLICGCYYQRRDKERSVWLYNHILRKRGGFLKFLRRRLRHKTGNEEGLEEINCKDRCAANCCSCCRCARLFKWFGYDKKFCFSCGQPGKPEDKKNFKHCAKTDCNAIYCLDCFTDLNNMCTVCMDPIDYGDFSDFSEEVDSSDDDQVLRKIRCARKLRDREAYRGKRGETSGSEDSTDDESYRSDVTASESGAGSDRSGNYNYGHQKCKKELVSMNVYEGRSADYSDSDSDSDYSDWEYDMEPEYQEMERGETPVTKQPRTWR; this comes from the exons ATGGCCCATGCAAAGTTAATATGGAAGGGATACAAGATCAAGAAGGCCCTAGACAACATCAAAAGGGCGAAGATAAATACAGAGAGGGCGAGACAGGGTTTACCGCCATTGAGGCCTTG GTATGAGGATTGCTACATCAACGGTCTCGCCTGCCTCAGAGAGACAATATGCCTTGCGTTCTGTCCGTGCTGTGTCTACGAGGCTTATAGGAGGAACACACGCAGGAAGTCATCTAGTTCTGCGTTTGGGAGGCTGTTCATAGATGGAACCTATGAGAACGATATCTTAAAACATGTCCTGG GATTTTTCTTTGGTCTGGTCATGTCCACTCTGTTCTTCTTCTTGATGATCTATCAACTAGAATACCCATGGACAGTGGCGACTCCTATTGCCGCAGTCACTGGACTCATCCTCTCGATTGGGATGGCCTTCATCATGCAAGTGAGATGTGTGGTATTCCTCATGTTGCCACAGCTTTTTTCAA GTCGAGGTCGGGCCTTCCTCACTACTTATATCTTTGTCCTCGTTCTGGGAGGACCGGCTAAGAACTTCGCTCACAACGTCCAGGTTATCTCAGCCAGCGTAACATGTGGACAGAGCGAAATCTACAACGGCACTAAAGAAGTGGTGGATGCCGCTTTGTCGCCAGTTTATA ACATTATTGATGCTATAAAAGACGTTCTCATGAAGCTGAGGGGATTTGCCAATAGACTGCGGGAGTCGTTCactaaaatgaagaaatgctTTCAGGAAGTGG tTGCGGCGGTAGGACGAGCTTTCGCCTGGCTTGGTAACATCGTCGACGTTTGCAACAAAAACATGTCCGACCCTTACTTGAAGTGCATGGCCTCCTTCAATATAGCTGTCGCAAATTGCCG TGGAATGCTCGGACCGATGAAATTCCTTTGTGAAATCCCAAATGGATTCAAAGGCATTTGTAACGTGGCTCGCA TTGGAGAACTGTTATGTCAGTTGACCGAGAAGATCACTTCTCTGGTGTCGACGAAAATTAATTCAA acatCAAGATGGCCATCCACAACGTGCAGGAGATGTTTTACTTCAACGTGACTCTGGAGTATCATTATTCACATAACCTCGAACAGACGAGATCTTATGAGGAGGTTCGACGAGACATCATGACACAGATAAAAGCTCGGCTCTCCATGTTTGCCACTATCATTTTCTGGACGAACAATCTGCTCATAATCATGTTCATATGGCTTGCTGTCAG AATCGTCGTTCTTCTCAGCGCAATCAACTATCGGCGTAAGTACATGAAACGTGACCGTTTCGACAACTGTTACATCACCTTCGCAATCAGAGACGCCAACGAGAGACGTGAGGAGATGGGCAAAGAGACAGTGCTTCCTCTACATAGAAAGGAGTCGAAGAAATATATCAAACCAA CTTCTTTCCATCTGGCGAAGGCTGAAAAACGTAAACTGATCACTGGTTTGATTTTCCTGGCTGGCAGTATGATCCACGCTGGGTTCTACCTCCTCATTGACTATGGAGCATACTGGAACCTCATGAACATCAGGAAACACATGCATATCAAGATTCACCACGACGGTAAGCTAATTCGTGAAAGCATCACCTCTCATTTAGTGCCAGGCCATCGAGTTGGTTTGATAAGTTCTGCAGCAAAGAGAAGTAAGGATCATCTTTTGCAGACCAAATGGCAAAC ATGCGCGAAGCACCCACCCGATCCGAATGTTAAGGTCTTGAACACTCATGCCGAATCTCGCCGCTGCTGGTCGgtcacttacatcttccacTTTGCGGATGGACCTACTGACAAGCGTTACCAACGTGTTGGTGCCCTGCTTACTTGTTCCTGGACACCGATGAATATCTTCGTGTCTTTGATTATGGTAAACGCCGTTCTCGTTGCAGTTCCTCACAACCTTCAAATGCACGTGGAAGGTGGGGGCTTTCTGGCCGCGGTCTACAGCCTGCTCATCAGTGCCTTCGACCCGCTCGGGCGACAGAAAATTCAAATTGACACAACCGCTTGTTTGCCTAATCCTTCAGTTCCCGATTGGTATTTATACAAGACTGTTG GCGTTCTTTATGCCGTGTGCCTATTCCTTTGTCTAACAGAAGCCTACGGTCTGCGTCTACGTCACCTGATATGCGGATGCTACTACCAACGCCGCGACAAGGAAAGATCAGTATGGCTCTACAATCACATACTGCGCAAGCGCGGAGGTTTCCTCAAGTTCCTACGCCGTAGGTTACGTCATAAGACAGGGAACGAAGAAGGCTTGGAAGAGATCAACTGCAAAGATCGATGCGCAGCGAACTGTTGTTCATGTTGTAGATGTGCTCGGCTGTTCAAATGGTTTGGTTATGATAAGAAGTTCTGCTTTTCATGTGGACAACCCGGAAAACCAGAGGATAAGAAGAACTTCAAGCACTGCGCAAAGACTGACTGCAACG CGATATACTGCCTTGATTGCTTCACAGACCTTAACAACATGTGTACAGTCTGCATGGACCCAATCGACTATGGCGACTTCTCAGACTTCAGTGAAGAGGT CGATTCTAGTGACGACGACCAAGTCTTGCGCAAAATCCGGTGTGCGAGAAAGCTGCGGGACCGGGAGGCATATCGTGGTAAAAGAGGCGAGACTAGCGGAAGTGAGGACAGTACAGATGATGAATCTTATCGATCTGACGTCACAGCGTCAGAGAGTGGGGCTGGCAGTGACAGGAGTGGTAATTACAATTATGGGCACCAAAAGTGCAAGAAGGAGCTAGTCTCGATGAATGTTTATGAAGGTAGATCTGCTGACTATTCCGACTCCGATTCCGACTCCGATTATTCGGACTGGGAATATGACATGGAACCGGAATACCAGGAGATGGAGCGAGGAGAGACACCTGTAACAAAACAACCAAGAACATGGAGGTGA
- the LOC135486421 gene encoding uncharacterized protein LOC135486421 — MAAGRRTWVASVFSLGIFVLWLLGRRLNLHTSFKTNKRLFEKRILVAVPFQKAVQSKDKMKDTGVSIVYTKPHKFFDLSRTTYIKELSVPSPKATQQIVIPKPTTPNIAHLFTPHRTEPLPSRCVYKETPNLDLLRGHEPQVWQNVAKRTIMVFSAFLDSRKEIGGRVIRVLASGKQARFGHSGKVSCVLWLQQDSNIVGVPTDASYEVIYESRLHPSMYTAHFIMCKLRTVGASAESILGVSVVPDVCGIISNTLKVIKSKPYLAQNNTFSICLSPIYGNYDNTPAIIEHIEMHKILGVERITVYVLSVGPNVGSILQQYQKEGLVDLVKWRYPYSKVLCDYFAQREALNDCLYRNMGRTRYLAVVDLDEIITPRKTLVWDAMMTRLHKPERAAYLFQHAYFLNMQPKNSKPTMLTQTVFSRPSEVFPPGKIRCKSIYEMEKTVQVNIHFPDTLLAGVQEYIVPAEEAMLHHYRSEVMQIFHDGRKNFTYIKDTYMVNYANRIRKAFSDRINMFNIE, encoded by the coding sequence ATGGCCGCGGGACGTAGGACGTGGGTCGCATCGGTCTTCAGCCTTGGCATTTTCGTCCTGTGGCTACTAGGCAGGAGGCTAAACTTACACACTAGCTTTAAGACTAATAAGAGACTTTTCGAAAAGCGCATTCTCGTCGCAGTTCCATTCCAAAAAGCAGTTCAATCGAAAGATAAAATGAAGGACACTGGCGTCAGTATTGTATATACAAAACCGCATAAGTTTTTTGACTTGAGTAGGACGACCTACATAAAGGAGCTGTCAGTCCCAAGTCCTAAAGCAACGCAGCAAATCGTAATTCCAAAGCCAACGACACCGAATATTGCCCATCTGTTCACTCCTCACAGAACTGAGCCGCTTCCCTCTAGATGTGTTTACAAGGAAACGCCGAATTTAGACTTGTTGCGTGGACATGAACCGCAGGTATGGCAGAATGTTGCCAAAAGGACCATCATGGTATTTTCCGCCTTTTTAGACTCGAGAAAAGAAATAGGCGGCCGAGTTATCCGCGTGTTGGCCAGTGGCAAACAGGCTCGCTTCGGTCACTCAGGGAAGGTGTCGTGTGTCCTCTGGTTGCAACAGGACTCGAATATAGTTGGCGTCCCGACAGATGCGTCTTATGAAGTCATCTATGAAAGTCGACTTCATCCGTCCATGTATACTGCTCATTTTATAATGTGTAAACTAAGAACAGTTGGAGCTAGTGCTGAATCCATCCTCGGAGTCTCGGTTGTGCCTGACGTCTGTGGAATCATATCGAACACGCTAAAGGTCATCAAGAGTAAACCGTACCTCGCCCAAAATAACACATTCAGTATTTGCCTGTCCCCGATTTACGGCAACTACGACAATACCCCCGCCATCATAGAACACATTGAGATGCACAAGATATTAGGTGTGGAGAGGATTACTGTGTACGTGCTTTCAGTTGGACCAAATGTGGGTTCGATTCTGCAGCAATACCAGAAAGAAGGACTTGTGGATCTGGTGAAATGGAGGTATCCATACTCTAAAGTGTTGTGTGATTATTTTGCTCAGCGCGAGGCCCTGAACGATTGCCTCTACAGGAACATGGGCCGGACTCGTTACTTAGCAGTAGTCGACCTAGATGAGATAATAACGCCACGGAAGACACTGGTCTGGGACGCAATGATGACGAGGTTACACAAACCCGAACGTGCAGCGTATCTATTTCAACATGCATACTTCTTAAATATGCAGCCTAAAAACTCGAAGCCGACCATGTTGACTCAAACTGTCTTTTCACGTCCCAGTGAGGTGTTTCCTCCCGGAAAGATTCGATGCAAGTCGATTTACGAGATGGAAAAGACAGTTCAGGTCAACATTCACTTTCCTGATACGCTGTTAGCCGGCGTTCAGGAATACATTGTGCCAGCCGAGGAGGCTATGCTGCATCACTATCGCAGTGAAGTGATGCAGATATTCCATGATGGTAGGAAGAACTTTACGTATATAAAAGATACATATATGGTCAACTATGCCAACCGTATTAGGAAAGCGTTTTCTGACCGTATTAACATGTTCAACATCGAGTAG